The Nostoc sp. 'Lobaria pulmonaria (5183) cyanobiont' genome window below encodes:
- the argC gene encoding N-acetyl-gamma-glutamyl-phosphate reductase, which yields MGKFRRVPVGIVGASGYGGVQLVRLLMDHPEVEMVYLGGESSIGKSFGDLYPHLAHATNLLIEAIEPEIIAHRCEVVFLSLPNGLACQIAPKLLEKGCKVLDLSADYRFSDLTTYTNWYGTERSDRTIAATAVYGLPELYRDRIADAQLIGCPGSYPTASLLALSPLLKQGLIRPETAIIDAKSGTSSSGRQPQTNLLLAEADNSITAFNVGRHRHTPEIEQICSDLAGHELTIQFTPHLIPMVRGILATVYATMSDPGLVRDDLITIFSAFYRNSPWVRVCGSGVYPQTKWANGSNLCYIGVEVDPRTGRVIVMSAIDNLIKGQAGQAIQCLNLMMGWDETLGLPKLGFYP from the coding sequence ATGGGCAAATTTAGACGCGTACCCGTTGGGATTGTTGGCGCGTCGGGCTATGGTGGAGTGCAGTTAGTACGACTACTGATGGATCACCCAGAAGTCGAAATGGTTTATTTAGGAGGTGAGAGTAGTATCGGGAAATCCTTTGGCGATCTCTACCCGCATCTAGCTCATGCAACTAACCTGCTAATAGAGGCAATAGAACCAGAAATAATTGCTCACCGCTGTGAAGTAGTTTTCCTGTCTTTACCAAATGGTCTGGCTTGCCAAATCGCACCCAAACTGTTGGAAAAAGGATGTAAAGTACTAGATTTGAGTGCAGACTATCGGTTTAGTGATTTGACAACTTATACAAATTGGTATGGTACAGAGAGAAGCGATCGCACAATTGCAGCGACAGCAGTTTATGGATTACCAGAACTTTACCGCGATCGCATTGCCGATGCTCAACTTATTGGCTGTCCTGGTTCCTATCCCACTGCTAGTCTCCTTGCACTTTCGCCACTTTTAAAGCAAGGCTTAATCAGACCAGAAACAGCTATTATCGATGCCAAGTCTGGCACATCTAGCAGTGGACGACAACCTCAAACCAACCTATTACTAGCTGAAGCAGACAACTCCATAACAGCTTTCAATGTTGGTCGTCACCGTCATACCCCAGAAATTGAGCAAATTTGCAGTGACTTAGCTGGTCACGAACTCACGATCCAATTTACACCGCACCTTATCCCAATGGTACGCGGTATTTTGGCAACAGTATATGCCACAATGAGCGACCCCGGTCTAGTGCGAGATGACTTAATCACAATTTTCTCAGCCTTCTACCGCAACTCTCCTTGGGTAAGAGTCTGCGGTAGCGGCGTTTACCCGCAAACCAAATGGGCTAACGGCAGCAATCTTTGTTACATCGGTGTAGAAGTTGACCCACGCACGGGTCGTGTAATTGTCATGTCAGCAATTGACAATCTAATTAAAGGACAGGCGGGCCAAGCTATTCAGTGTCTGAACCTGATGATGGGCTGGGATGAAACCTTGGGGTTGCCCAAGTTGGGGTTTTATCCTTGA
- the eno gene encoding phosphopyruvate hydratase: MSKFLDTAIEAIAAREILDSRGRPTIEAEVHLANGVVGLAQVPSGASTGTFEAHELRDGDKSRYGGKGVLKAVQNVREALAPQLLGLDVLNQELLDRTMIAIDGSANKSNLGANAILGVSLAAAKAGAESLEIPLYRYLGGPLGNLLPVPLMNVINGGAHASNNVDFQEFMIVPIGATSFREALRWGAEVFATLSQVLDEKGLLTGVGDEGGFAPNLESNQVALELLVAAIKKAGYKPGEQVALALDVAASEFYKNGQYVYDGKPHAPTEFIDYLGQLVDQYPIVSIEDGLHEEDWQSWQLLTQKLGSRVQLVGDDLFVTNATRLQRGIQEKAANAILIKLNQIGSLTETLETIDLATRNSIRSVISHRSGETEDTTIADLAVATRAGQIKTGSLCRSERVAKYNRLLRIEDQLGDRAIYAGAVGLGPK, translated from the coding sequence ATGAGTAAATTTCTAGATACTGCCATTGAGGCGATCGCAGCCCGTGAAATTCTGGATTCACGCGGTAGACCGACAATTGAAGCCGAAGTGCATTTAGCTAACGGTGTTGTCGGACTGGCGCAAGTTCCCAGTGGTGCATCTACTGGCACTTTTGAGGCTCACGAACTGCGTGATGGCGATAAAAGTCGTTATGGGGGCAAAGGCGTACTCAAGGCTGTACAAAACGTCAGAGAAGCACTTGCACCACAATTGTTAGGTCTGGATGTCCTCAATCAAGAATTGCTAGACCGGACAATGATTGCGATAGATGGTTCTGCTAACAAATCCAATTTGGGGGCTAATGCAATTTTGGGGGTTTCCTTAGCAGCTGCTAAAGCTGGTGCTGAGTCTCTAGAAATTCCTCTATATCGCTATTTGGGTGGCCCTTTAGGGAATTTGCTCCCAGTGCCGTTGATGAACGTGATTAACGGTGGCGCACACGCCTCAAATAACGTGGATTTTCAAGAGTTTATGATTGTCCCAATTGGCGCAACTTCCTTCAGAGAAGCGTTGCGCTGGGGTGCAGAGGTGTTTGCTACCCTCAGCCAGGTATTAGATGAAAAGGGTTTGCTTACTGGTGTGGGCGATGAAGGCGGCTTTGCCCCCAACCTAGAATCTAATCAGGTGGCTTTGGAATTGTTGGTTGCTGCGATTAAGAAAGCTGGTTATAAACCAGGGGAACAGGTAGCCTTGGCGTTAGATGTGGCGGCTAGCGAATTTTACAAGAATGGTCAGTATGTTTACGATGGTAAACCTCACGCTCCGACTGAGTTTATTGATTATTTAGGACAACTAGTTGACCAATACCCAATTGTGTCAATTGAGGATGGTTTACACGAAGAAGATTGGCAAAGTTGGCAATTGCTGACCCAGAAGTTAGGTTCGCGGGTGCAGTTGGTAGGAGATGATTTATTTGTGACTAACGCTACTCGCTTGCAAAGAGGCATCCAGGAAAAAGCCGCTAATGCCATTTTGATTAAACTCAATCAAATCGGTTCTCTGACTGAAACCTTGGAAACAATTGATTTGGCAACTCGCAACAGTATCCGTTCAGTAATTAGCCATCGTTCTGGTGAAACAGAAGATACAACAATCGCCGATTTAGCTGTAGCAACCCGTGCCGGTCAAATCAAAACAGGTTCTCTGTGTCGCAGCGAACGAGTAGCAAAATATAATCGCTTGCTGCGAATTGAAGATCAACTAGGCGATCGCGCCATTTATGCTGGTGCTGTGGGGTTAGGACCGAAGTAG
- the gloA gene encoding lactoylglutathione lyase, producing the protein MRLLHTMLRVGNLEESLKFYCEILGMKLLRRKDYSGGEFTLAFVGYGDESDNSVIELTYNWGVEKYELGNAYGHIALGVDDIYATCEEIRNQGGKLVREPGTMKHGSTVIAFVEDPDGYKIELIQLETQGSGVKQESQEQLVSQ; encoded by the coding sequence ATGCGATTACTACACACAATGCTGCGGGTGGGCAACCTTGAAGAATCCTTAAAGTTCTACTGTGAAATTCTAGGAATGAAACTGCTGCGCCGCAAAGATTATTCGGGGGGAGAATTTACCTTGGCTTTTGTTGGCTATGGCGACGAAAGCGACAACTCGGTGATCGAACTAACCTACAACTGGGGTGTGGAAAAGTACGAATTAGGTAATGCTTACGGTCACATTGCTCTTGGCGTTGATGATATTTACGCTACGTGTGAAGAAATTCGCAATCAGGGCGGTAAACTCGTGCGCGAACCAGGGACGATGAAACATGGTTCGACGGTAATTGCCTTTGTGGAAGATCCAGATGGGTATAAAATTGAACTTATTCAACTGGAAACTCAAGGTTCAGGAGTCAAACAGGAATCACAAGAGCAACTTGTGAGTCAGTAA
- the clpB gene encoding ATP-dependent chaperone ClpB, whose product MQPTDPNKFTDKAWEAIVKSQDIVRAYQQQQLDVEHLIIALLEEPTSLAIRILARSEVDPIRLQQQLEAFTQRQPKVGKSDQLYLSRNLDILLDRAEEARARMKDSYISVEHILLAFAEDDRIGRKILKGFSADAPKLEATIKTIRGSQKVTDQTPESRYDALQKFGRDLTEQAKAGKLDPVIGRDDEIRRVIQVLSRRSKNNPVLIGEPGVGKTAIAEALAQRMVNGDVPESLKNRKLISLDIGSLIAGAKLRGEFEERLKAVLKEVTESNGDIVLFIDELHTVVGAGSSQQGAMDAGNLLKPMLARGELRCIGATTLDEFRKHIEKDAALERRFQQVFVDQPSVENTISILRGLKERYEVHHNVKISDSALVAAATLSARYISDRFLPDKAIDLVDEAAAQLKMEITSKPAELETIDRRLMQLEMEKLSLAGEEKGTSQTKERLQRIEQEIANLTEKQQIFNEKWQGEKQILEAISALKKEEDALRVQIEQAERAYDLNKAAQLKYGKLEGVQHDREAKEASLLEIQNQGSTLLREQVTEADIAEIVAKWTGIPVNRLLESERQKLLQLESHLHQRVIGQEEAVEAVAAAIRRARAGMKDPSRPIGSFLFMGPTGVGKTELARALAQFLFDSDDALVRLDMSEYMEKHSVSRLVGAPPGYVGYEEGGQLSEAVRRRPYSVVLLDEVEKAHPDVFNILLQVLDDGRVTDSQGRTVDFRNSVIVMTSNIGSEHILDVAGDDSKYEKMRVRVMEALRSHFRPEFLNRVDDIILFHTLSRTEMRHIIRIQLKRVENLLREQKIFFEISQSACDHLVESGYDPVYGARPLKRAIQREVENPLATKLLENTFISGDTIIIDKNENGLSFSKKVPVKVSVPQIAT is encoded by the coding sequence ATGCAACCTACAGATCCCAATAAATTTACTGATAAAGCCTGGGAAGCAATTGTTAAATCTCAGGATATAGTCCGTGCTTATCAACAACAGCAACTAGATGTTGAACATTTAATTATTGCCCTGTTAGAAGAACCCACTAGTCTAGCAATACGTATCCTGGCTCGATCTGAGGTCGATCCAATCCGCTTGCAGCAGCAGCTAGAAGCGTTTACCCAACGTCAGCCGAAAGTTGGTAAAAGCGATCAGCTTTACCTTAGCCGCAATTTGGATATTTTACTAGACCGAGCCGAGGAAGCTAGAGCTAGGATGAAAGACTCCTACATTTCCGTGGAACACATACTTTTGGCCTTTGCTGAAGACGATCGCATTGGGCGAAAGATACTCAAAGGCTTTAGCGCGGATGCACCTAAACTCGAAGCTACTATCAAAACTATTCGCGGTAGCCAAAAGGTGACAGATCAAACCCCAGAATCCCGCTATGACGCCTTACAAAAATTTGGTAGAGATTTGACAGAACAGGCAAAAGCTGGAAAACTCGACCCGGTAATTGGGCGGGATGATGAAATTCGGCGGGTAATTCAAGTATTGTCTCGTCGTAGCAAAAATAACCCCGTACTGATTGGGGAACCTGGAGTAGGTAAAACAGCGATCGCAGAAGCATTAGCACAGCGAATGGTAAACGGTGATGTTCCTGAATCTCTGAAAAACCGCAAGTTGATCTCGTTAGATATCGGCAGTTTAATTGCTGGGGCAAAATTGCGAGGAGAATTTGAAGAACGTCTAAAAGCGGTTCTCAAAGAAGTTACTGAATCTAACGGTGACATTGTTCTGTTTATTGACGAACTACATACCGTAGTCGGCGCAGGTTCCAGCCAACAAGGGGCAATGGACGCGGGAAATCTGCTTAAACCAATGCTGGCGCGGGGAGAACTACGTTGTATTGGTGCGACTACCCTCGATGAGTTCCGCAAACACATTGAGAAAGACGCTGCCCTAGAACGCCGCTTTCAGCAAGTATTTGTGGATCAGCCAAGTGTGGAAAATACTATTTCCATTCTGCGGGGGTTGAAAGAACGCTATGAAGTTCATCACAACGTCAAAATTTCTGATTCGGCTTTGGTAGCAGCAGCAACACTGTCAGCGCGTTACATTAGCGATCGCTTCTTACCAGATAAAGCCATTGACTTAGTGGATGAAGCAGCAGCACAGTTGAAAATGGAAATTACCTCCAAACCAGCAGAATTGGAAACCATCGATCGCCGTCTCATGCAGTTAGAAATGGAAAAGCTGTCATTAGCTGGCGAAGAAAAAGGTACTTCCCAAACGAAAGAACGTTTGCAGCGAATTGAGCAAGAAATCGCCAATTTAACGGAAAAACAGCAAATATTTAATGAGAAATGGCAAGGTGAAAAGCAGATATTGGAGGCGATAAGCGCCTTAAAGAAAGAAGAAGATGCGCTGCGAGTCCAAATTGAACAGGCGGAACGTGCTTATGATCTAAATAAAGCTGCCCAACTGAAATATGGCAAATTGGAGGGAGTGCAGCACGATCGCGAAGCCAAAGAAGCGAGTCTTTTAGAAATTCAAAACCAAGGTTCCACTTTACTGCGAGAACAAGTCACCGAAGCCGATATTGCGGAAATCGTCGCCAAGTGGACAGGAATCCCCGTCAATCGCCTGTTGGAATCGGAACGGCAAAAATTACTGCAACTAGAAAGTCATTTACATCAACGAGTCATTGGGCAAGAAGAGGCTGTAGAAGCAGTCGCAGCAGCAATTCGCCGCGCCCGTGCGGGGATGAAAGATCCCTCTCGTCCTATTGGTTCATTTTTGTTCATGGGCCCCACGGGCGTAGGCAAAACCGAACTCGCCCGTGCTTTAGCTCAGTTTCTCTTTGATTCTGATGATGCATTGGTGCGCTTGGATATGTCTGAGTATATGGAAAAACACTCAGTTTCTCGGTTAGTGGGAGCGCCTCCAGGATACGTAGGCTATGAAGAAGGCGGTCAACTTTCCGAGGCGGTTCGCCGCCGTCCTTATTCGGTGGTGCTGCTGGATGAAGTGGAAAAGGCGCATCCCGATGTGTTCAATATTTTATTGCAGGTGCTAGACGATGGGAGAGTTACTGACTCTCAGGGAAGAACGGTAGATTTTCGCAACAGCGTCATTGTAATGACCAGTAACATTGGTAGCGAACATATCTTGGATGTAGCTGGTGATGATTCCAAATATGAAAAAATGCGGGTCAGGGTAATGGAAGCCTTGCGATCGCATTTCCGCCCGGAATTTCTCAACCGCGTTGATGATATTATTCTCTTCCATACCTTAAGTCGCACGGAAATGCGGCATATCATCCGCATTCAACTCAAACGGGTAGAAAATCTCCTCCGCGAACAAAAAATCTTCTTTGAGATTTCCCAATCTGCCTGCGATCACCTTGTCGAATCAGGCTATGACCCAGTTTACGGTGCCCGCCCACTCAAACGGGCAATTCAGCGAGAAGTAGAAAACCCCCTCGCCACCAAGTTATTGGAAAATACTTTTATCTCTGGAGACACGATTATCATTGATAAAAATGAAAACGGTCTGTCTTTTAGCAAAAAAGTGCCAGTGAAGGTGTCAGTACCACAAATTGCTACATAG
- the hpsA gene encoding hormogonium polysaccharide biosynthesis protein HpsA: MSRKRQLFKVIKKTFRQISKQFLSAINKQIIWLLRVISGTQRRRGSINSGFVLPTVAMVVLVVVLLTTAILFRSFERSKNASNVRVNEATMQAATPALERAKAKITALFADPTLPRSVPSNLTLYNTLINKLSIYTFGDETPITLAYNLNKSTSNPMIEAGSSMALENQENIQTAWKFPADTDNNGKFDSFILYGLYFRTPPQTGTTQTRSRSPLDARTPPMLPAKAGGACDIAGDTSASLVGSSGWYKLPTGELKKSFFVYAVTVPISDIAQAASLDTTKYEKYRGNKGFSALEMQQDRSQVSITNNAVVYEDDLDITPGPRFRLNGRIFTNSNLFTAKTSQDITLFQVSSRYSCYYERENGKIVVGGNIATSSPISTSNTGGTRVDLFVENNAPDTTKSLVGTNKTTSDNSSDIAYNTQAYAQRIDLLVKAQLNNAATTDPQEIRTNISNRILSDPSLDANKVRKEELENWFRKRTRRVPFKEVLYGNSAIEKSAGVDYTTADAATFMNGSVNTLRPMDAWIYPTDTNTKLTLNTAQLPTGDPDVVDNTPVIETQLGDRIVVGNNLPELIWDSTKGDFVGENDPQTISPAVKWTGSTTKDRTRTTRVRQLSDLGVTGRDGFWEISAASPRSNPLDVVGGLRVITGAGVYRPTGSGLPTRPTPPDDPSTPVSVVNESAGTVVWTDTMPMLVPDPTDPLNASKQKRGDLVMRATAVYHYKFDSYDPQAATPDDYQTPMACVSSYYNPTNQATATTNTYNPLDSTTVAASNNGIVYAAPATTSAGITRGQTVDSNGFFAAATNDDDVTNTSVTLLNRLKHQANLVFPNGRLVNPLLRQALAKATTSKLTLSEQSAIDSTICAIQIADGTLAQSTTYIPHGAIIERAFLDARQIKAIDKGGALTGNYNLEVEQRQPLEIRATTIDLSKLRTQAIGAASDKEYLLPNSGIIYASRDDAQKDASNSTSENVSASDYRLDPERRPNAIMLINGGDLSRETNYRAEEKGLILATELPVYVKGDFNLHAKQEFKTPDLLPAPSASTYDTKFYTRAATNRDPDFACRPNDSRLPNCTTGETWRPASVIADAVTLLSNSFREGFRNEGDYDLRNNQGSDPNLVLSRLKVGFWNNNFVTSSKFLIDSGGDAYYQGTPTSSDSVNNNSSYLNNFVTPIQRRGTFPEYVMEMCFKIPVSECGVTDWYIGYDGDRTIQSYNLPTNAERSKLLAGTTAQPAQPGFERFARRVAYKRNNLGQTVDASGNFMAFNTGTPVVLGITSAAKVGLFSNSSDGIPQSASNALWFATTIDTDYTKAPGSGLDKTKYNATNRLFFRYHKPPASSLRDFPGTTTGLILTARDATYQPLLEPVLQLQVTTATPQDNNYPTLAGSSSLVKNTRWLSQASATNFNLVVAGGDTPARVGASTYEINGGLHNFVRFLENWSGIDANINGSFIQFKRSIFASAPFQAFVRPGPTTAPATTADPNNTDTASLAKNNSIFFRVLYSDRPGYTSDSTSIGVTGAGEAPYYIPPNRNWGFDVALLAQNPDLFAQRFVTPAADPPSEYFREVGRDDLWVKTLLCAVQTQTADGFDTADTTYFGSGFKFALPATERPTNCQLQPS; this comes from the coding sequence ATGTCTCGAAAACGTCAGCTATTCAAGGTAATTAAAAAAACATTCAGACAAATTAGCAAGCAGTTTTTATCTGCAATAAATAAGCAAATTATTTGGCTGTTGCGAGTTATTTCTGGTACTCAAAGAAGACGTGGCTCGATTAACTCTGGCTTTGTATTGCCAACAGTGGCGATGGTAGTTTTGGTAGTCGTGCTATTAACAACTGCAATTTTATTTCGGTCTTTTGAGCGTTCTAAAAATGCTAGTAACGTCCGCGTGAATGAAGCAACAATGCAAGCCGCCACCCCTGCATTAGAAAGGGCTAAAGCCAAAATAACTGCACTGTTTGCTGACCCGACTCTACCACGCTCTGTCCCATCAAATCTAACCCTATACAATACCTTAATTAATAAACTTTCTATCTATACATTTGGTGATGAAACTCCTATAACCCTGGCTTATAACCTTAATAAAAGTACTTCAAATCCGATGATTGAAGCAGGTAGTAGTATGGCTTTAGAAAATCAAGAAAACATACAAACAGCCTGGAAATTTCCTGCCGATACAGATAATAACGGTAAATTTGATAGCTTTATTCTCTATGGTCTCTACTTCCGCACTCCTCCCCAAACTGGTACAACCCAAACCAGAAGTAGAAGCCCACTAGATGCTAGAACCCCTCCTATGCTACCAGCTAAGGCAGGTGGAGCTTGTGACATAGCTGGTGATACTAGTGCCAGCTTAGTAGGTAGTTCGGGTTGGTATAAGCTACCAACTGGCGAATTGAAAAAAAGCTTTTTCGTTTATGCAGTAACGGTTCCCATTAGTGATATTGCTCAAGCTGCTTCTCTTGATACAACCAAATATGAGAAGTATCGAGGCAATAAGGGCTTTTCTGCATTAGAAATGCAACAAGATCGCAGTCAAGTTTCTATTACTAATAATGCTGTTGTCTATGAAGATGACTTAGATATTACACCAGGGCCTAGATTCCGTCTCAATGGACGCATATTTACCAACAGTAATTTATTTACTGCTAAAACTAGTCAAGATATAACCCTATTTCAGGTCAGTAGTAGGTATTCATGTTATTACGAACGTGAAAATGGCAAGATAGTTGTTGGCGGTAATATTGCAACTAGTAGTCCAATCAGTACAAGTAATACAGGTGGAACACGTGTAGATTTATTTGTAGAAAATAATGCACCTGATACAACTAAATCTTTGGTAGGTACTAATAAAACTACCTCAGATAACTCGAGTGACATTGCCTATAACACTCAGGCTTATGCTCAACGCATAGACTTATTAGTGAAGGCACAACTTAACAATGCTGCTACTACTGACCCTCAAGAAATCAGAACTAATATAAGCAACAGGATTCTAAGCGATCCAAGCTTAGATGCGAATAAAGTACGTAAGGAAGAATTAGAAAATTGGTTCCGTAAGCGTACTAGGCGTGTACCATTTAAAGAAGTTCTTTATGGTAATTCTGCTATTGAAAAATCTGCTGGTGTCGATTACACCACAGCAGATGCAGCAACTTTTATGAACGGTTCTGTTAATACGCTACGTCCAATGGATGCGTGGATTTATCCAACAGATACTAATACAAAACTAACACTAAATACAGCGCAACTACCTACTGGAGATCCAGACGTTGTAGATAATACTCCTGTAATAGAAACACAGTTAGGCGATCGCATCGTAGTAGGCAACAACCTGCCTGAACTTATATGGGATAGCACAAAAGGAGACTTTGTAGGAGAGAATGATCCCCAAACCATCAGTCCTGCTGTGAAGTGGACAGGTAGCACTACCAAAGATCGAACTCGTACCACTCGCGTCAGACAGTTATCAGACTTAGGGGTAACAGGACGTGATGGTTTTTGGGAAATTTCAGCCGCTTCACCCCGATCTAATCCCCTTGATGTGGTCGGTGGACTGAGGGTGATTACGGGAGCAGGAGTATATAGACCTACAGGCTCTGGACTACCTACTCGTCCAACACCACCTGATGATCCAAGCACGCCAGTGTCGGTAGTCAACGAAAGTGCTGGCACAGTAGTCTGGACTGATACTATGCCTATGCTTGTACCCGATCCAACCGATCCTCTTAATGCGAGTAAACAAAAACGTGGTGATTTGGTAATGCGTGCCACGGCAGTTTATCACTACAAGTTTGATTCCTATGATCCTCAGGCGGCTACACCAGACGATTATCAAACACCCATGGCCTGTGTAAGTAGCTACTACAACCCTACCAATCAGGCAACAGCAACTACAAACACCTATAATCCCCTTGATTCGACAACAGTAGCAGCATCTAACAATGGGATTGTTTACGCTGCTCCCGCTACTACATCTGCTGGCATAACTAGAGGACAGACAGTAGATAGCAATGGTTTTTTTGCAGCTGCGACTAACGATGATGATGTTACTAACACTAGCGTAACTTTGCTAAATCGCTTGAAACATCAAGCTAACTTGGTATTTCCCAATGGTCGCCTTGTGAATCCTCTACTAAGGCAAGCTTTGGCCAAAGCAACAACCAGCAAACTTACTCTTTCTGAGCAATCAGCAATTGACTCTACCATCTGTGCAATACAGATTGCTGATGGCACTCTAGCTCAGAGTACTACCTACATTCCTCATGGTGCAATCATAGAAAGGGCATTTCTTGATGCCCGACAAATTAAAGCTATAGATAAAGGTGGTGCATTAACTGGAAACTACAATCTGGAAGTAGAACAGCGTCAGCCTCTAGAAATTCGTGCCACTACCATAGATTTAAGTAAGCTTCGTACACAAGCAATCGGCGCTGCATCCGATAAGGAATATCTATTGCCCAATAGCGGCATTATCTATGCCTCCCGTGATGATGCTCAAAAAGATGCCAGTAACTCAACTAGTGAAAATGTCAGTGCTAGTGACTACAGGCTCGATCCAGAACGGCGACCCAACGCTATTATGTTGATTAATGGCGGTGATTTGAGTCGCGAGACTAATTACAGAGCAGAAGAAAAAGGCTTAATTTTAGCAACTGAGCTACCAGTGTATGTTAAAGGCGATTTTAATCTGCACGCTAAACAAGAATTCAAAACCCCGGATCTTTTACCTGCTCCCAGCGCTTCTACCTACGATACTAAATTTTATACTCGTGCTGCGACAAACCGCGATCCTGACTTTGCTTGTCGGCCTAATGATTCCAGACTACCTAATTGCACAACAGGCGAAACCTGGCGACCAGCATCAGTAATTGCTGATGCTGTCACCTTGCTTTCTAATAGCTTCCGTGAAGGTTTCCGTAATGAGGGTGATTACGACTTGCGAAATAACCAAGGGAGCGATCCTAACCTCGTACTCAGCCGACTAAAGGTAGGTTTCTGGAATAACAACTTTGTCACTTCATCTAAATTCTTAATTGACTCTGGTGGTGATGCCTACTATCAAGGTACTCCCACTTCTAGCGACTCAGTAAACAATAACAGTTCCTACTTGAACAACTTCGTCACACCCATTCAACGCCGAGGAACTTTCCCAGAGTATGTAATGGAGATGTGCTTCAAGATACCAGTTTCGGAATGTGGAGTAACTGATTGGTATATTGGTTACGATGGCGATCGAACAATACAATCCTATAATCTTCCAACAAATGCAGAGCGTAGCAAACTCTTAGCTGGTACTACTGCCCAACCGGCACAGCCTGGTTTTGAAAGATTTGCCCGTCGGGTTGCCTACAAACGAAATAATTTGGGTCAGACAGTTGATGCTTCTGGTAATTTTATGGCTTTTAATACCGGTACTCCCGTTGTACTGGGCATAACAAGTGCAGCAAAGGTAGGCCTATTTAGTAACAGTAGCGACGGCATACCTCAATCAGCAAGTAATGCCCTATGGTTTGCAACTACAATAGATACTGATTACACTAAAGCACCAGGGTCAGGACTTGATAAGACAAAATACAACGCCACTAATCGTCTATTCTTCAGGTACCACAAACCACCAGCTTCTAGTTTGAGGGATTTTCCTGGAACTACAACAGGATTGATTCTTACAGCCAGAGATGCGACATACCAGCCGTTATTAGAACCTGTATTGCAATTACAGGTAACAACCGCAACACCTCAAGATAATAATTACCCCACTTTAGCAGGATCATCTAGTCTCGTTAAAAACACCAGATGGTTGTCTCAGGCAAGTGCAACCAATTTTAATCTAGTAGTTGCGGGTGGTGATACTCCTGCTCGTGTGGGTGCAAGTACTTACGAAATCAATGGGGGTTTGCATAACTTTGTGCGCTTCTTAGAAAACTGGAGTGGGATTGATGCCAATATCAACGGTTCATTCATCCAATTTAAACGCAGCATCTTTGCTAGCGCACCATTCCAAGCTTTTGTTAGACCAGGACCAACAACTGCTCCAGCAACTACTGCTGACCCTAATAATACTGACACTGCTAGCCTTGCTAAGAATAACAGTATCTTTTTCAGAGTTCTGTATTCTGACAGACCTGGTTACACATCAGATAGTACTTCTATAGGTGTTACTGGTGCTGGTGAAGCGCCTTATTATATACCTCCTAACCGTAACTGGGGTTTTGATGTGGCATTACTGGCGCAAAACCCCGACTTGTTTGCCCAGCGCTTTGTAACTCCAGCAGCAGATCCTCCAAGTGAATACTTCAGAGAAGTAGGCCGCGATGACCTTTGGGTGAAAACTCTGTTGTGTGCTGTCCAAACTCAAACAGCAGATGGGTTTGATACTGCGGACACTACTTACTTTGGTAGTGGTTTTAAATTTGCGCTACCTGCAACTGAACGTCCTACTAACTGCCAACTCCAACCATCCTAA